The following nucleotide sequence is from Agromyces sp. SYSU T00194.
CTCCAGGTAGCCCAGGCTGAGCAGCGCGTAGACGGAGAACGAGGCGTCGCGCACCCAGGTGTACCGGTAGTCCCAGTTCCGTTCGCCCCCCACCTGCTCGGGGAGCCCCGCGGTGGGCGCCGCCACGAGCGCGCCCGAGGGCGCGTAGGTCATGAGCTTGAGCGTGATCGCGGAGCGTGCGACGATCTCGCGCCAGCGTCCGGTGTAGGTGGAGCGGTCCGTCCACGCGCGCCAGAACTCGCGGGTCTCGTCGTAGAGGTCCTGCAGGTCGTCCGGCGACAGCTGGCGCGGTTCGACGTCGCCCGACGAGAGCACGACCCCGGTGTGCTCGCCCGCGACGAGCGAGATGGTGATGCGGATCCCGTCCCCTGCGGGCTCGATGCGACCGGCGCGCTCCCCGTCGTGCAGCACGGGGTCGCCGATGCGGTGCAGGGTCAGCTTCCCGGCATCCGAGGCGAACGTGATCGCGCCCGTCGCGGCGGCGACGGTGTGCGGCGCCCGGCCGTAGTCGAACCGGGGCTGGATCTCGCCGACGAAGGTCATCGACCCGCGCACGACGCGCACCATGCGCACGAGTCGGTGCACGTCGGTGGCCTCGCCGTCGGTGACCGGCATGAAGTCCACCACCTCGCCGACGCCCGCCTCGGTGAGGAACCGCGTCACGAGCATCGCCGTGTTGGGCAGGTAGAGCTGCTTGGTGACGAAGTCGTCCGATTCGGGGCGGATGCTGCAGAACCCGCCGCGTTCGGCATCGAGCAACGACCCGAAGACGCTCGGCGAGTCGAATCGCGGGCAGCAGAACCAGTCGACGGTGCCGTCGGTGTCGATCAGCGCGGCGGTCTGGAGATCGCCGATGATGCCGTGGTCGCTGATGTCCGGATATTCGCCAGTCATCGGAAGTCCCCGCTCCCGGGACGCCCCCGCGACCCTCGGGAGCAGGCTGGCACCACGGGAGTCCCGTCGTCAAGGGCTGCGCCCGGCCGGGATTTCCCGAATCGCGCACGAATAGTCGAATTCCCCCGCGGCCGGTAATTCCCGCGATGTGGATTCCGATTCGGATTTTCCGGGAATACACTTCGGATATGGCAAAACGCGTCATCGAACAATTCGTCGACGACCTCGACGGCACCGTCCTCGAGGACGACGCGGAGACCGTCCGCTTCGGCCTCGACGGCACCTCCTACGAGATCGACCTCTCCCCCGCGAACGCGGCCGCGCTCCGCTCCGACTTCGCGAAGTACGTCGGCGCGGCCCGCAGGTCGGGCGGCGGTGCGCCCGCACGCCGGCGGCGCACGGGCGGCGGCGCCGACACCGCGGCGATCCGCGAGTGGGCGCGCGAGAAGGGCATCGACGTGCCGACTCGCGGACGACTGCCGAAGAGCGTGCTCGACGCCTACGGCGCGGAGCACTGACCGCGCCGTGACCGATTCCGCGCGGTCGCGCGAATTCGGCACGCTGCTCGCAGAGCGGCGCGCCGACGTGGTCGCCGCCGTGGAGGCCCGCGAGACCGCCGAGCGCGAGCTCGTGGACGCCCGCGGCGACTCCATCGCCGACGACGAGCACGACCCCGAGGGCGTGACGCTCTCGGCGGAGTGGTCGCACCTCGCGGGCCTCCGCGAGGCCGAGCGCCGCGAGCTCGAGGAGATCGACGCGGCGTTCGCCCGCCTGGACGCCGGCACCTACGGCATCTGCGTCGACTGCGGCCGCCGCATCCCGGTCGGCCGGCTGCGCGCACGCCCGGAGGCCGCCCGCTGCGTGGAGGATGCGGCGCGCGCCGAGGGCCGCTGAGGACCGGTACCCCGAAGGCAGTTCTCTGACTAGAGTCAGAGAATGACCACCGACCCGCGCGTCGCGGCCATCCGCGCGTTCAACCGCACCGCCACCGAGCGCCTCGGCGTGCTCGAGGAGCAGTACCTCTCGCGTGGCCGGCCCCTCGGGCAGGACCGCATCCTCTGGGAGATCGGCACCGACGGCGCCGACGTCCGGGAGCTGCGTGCGCGCCTCGCCCTCGACTCGGGATACCTCAGCCGCCAGCTCCGCGCCCTGGAGGACGAGGGGCTCATCGCCGTCGAGGCGTCCGAGGCGGATGCGCGCGTGCGGCGCGCGCACCTCACCGACGCGGGCACCGCCG
It contains:
- a CDS encoding histone-like nucleoid-structuring protein Lsr2, whose amino-acid sequence is MAKRVIEQFVDDLDGTVLEDDAETVRFGLDGTSYEIDLSPANAAALRSDFAKYVGAARRSGGGAPARRRRTGGGADTAAIREWAREKGIDVPTRGRLPKSVLDAYGAEH
- a CDS encoding TraR/DksA family transcriptional regulator, giving the protein MTDSARSREFGTLLAERRADVVAAVEARETAERELVDARGDSIADDEHDPEGVTLSAEWSHLAGLREAERRELEEIDAAFARLDAGTYGICVDCGRRIPVGRLRARPEAARCVEDAARAEGR